The following are from one region of the Lacinutrix sp. Bg11-31 genome:
- a CDS encoding cytochrome P450, translating to MTKTAHTFSIGMKNPYPAYKRMQEQESVYQLPSGQWIIFDYKNAHELLQSPKCLHWGQDKRIFGNLPPIEKAIATTLYTLSPEGDRPYRKQILHQLAGRSLKIDEKSMQALADDLLMNLKGKSNIDIISDFAHPFTFGTICRIIGIPENQRATFSNLVAKMDNGYLSCIDIETGKQTKEGAAFIQQLKELIKLKKNELGNDLCSVLLENSHQEPDQEAFLISMLILLFYAGHQNMMNFFGNSLLTLHDHPKTQQELREHPKLLNKGVDELIRYDSPLQYIMLIAKENIKIDDKHISAGSQLLVSVGAANRDASVFENPEQLILDREYKHLGYGVGAFRCIGARLAQLQASTGLNSWLKHVAAYNPKLDEISWRMHPFVQRGPASIPVKIDWNDNS from the coding sequence ATGACAAAAACAGCACATACATTTTCGATTGGCATGAAAAATCCATATCCTGCATACAAAAGGATGCAGGAGCAAGAATCTGTATATCAATTACCATCAGGTCAATGGATTATTTTTGATTATAAAAATGCGCATGAATTGTTACAAAGTCCAAAATGTTTGCATTGGGGACAAGATAAACGGATTTTTGGAAACCTTCCTCCAATAGAAAAAGCAATCGCAACAACGTTGTATACACTATCTCCAGAAGGTGATCGGCCTTATAGAAAGCAAATTTTACATCAACTAGCAGGAAGAAGTTTAAAAATTGATGAAAAATCAATGCAAGCGTTGGCAGATGATTTACTGATGAATTTAAAAGGGAAAAGCAATATTGATATTATCAGTGATTTTGCACATCCTTTTACGTTTGGAACGATCTGTAGAATCATCGGAATTCCAGAAAATCAACGAGCAACATTTAGCAATCTAGTTGCAAAAATGGACAACGGTTATTTATCTTGTATTGATATCGAAACGGGAAAACAAACAAAAGAAGGCGCCGCTTTTATTCAACAATTAAAAGAACTCATCAAACTAAAGAAAAACGAATTGGGCAATGATCTTTGTTCAGTTTTGTTAGAAAATAGTCATCAAGAACCCGATCAGGAAGCTTTTTTGATCTCCATGCTGATTTTACTGTTTTATGCAGGTCACCAAAATATGATGAACTTTTTTGGGAATTCACTTTTAACACTGCATGATCATCCAAAAACGCAGCAAGAACTTAGAGAACATCCGAAGTTACTAAACAAAGGAGTTGATGAACTTATTCGGTATGATAGTCCGCTTCAATATATTATGCTAATTGCGAAAGAAAATATTAAGATTGATGATAAACATATCTCAGCAGGAAGTCAATTGTTAGTATCAGTAGGCGCAGCAAATAGAGATGCTTCCGTTTTTGAAAACCCTGAGCAACTCATATTAGACAGGGAATATAAACATTTAGGCTATGGAGTAGGAGCTTTTCGTTGTATTGGAGCTAGATTGGCACAATTACAAGCGTCTACAGGATTAAATAGTTGGTTAAAACATGTAGCAGCATACAATCCTAAGTTAGATGAAATTTCTTGGAGAATGCATCCTTTTGTACAAAGAGGTCCGGCTTCTATACCTGTAAAAATTGATTGGAATGACAACAGCTAA
- a CDS encoding class I SAM-dependent methyltransferase → MTTAKNYFINNYDDMILSPVMRELYNDSAFYNVGYWEHSNMLLKEACQALMEKHLDLINLTTAPITILDVGCGLGATTNAIQRKFPNAKVTGINISSRQISYAQQQYPNCYFKVMDAAQLSFPENHFDLIISVEAVFHFHTRETFLAEAYKVLKKGGEFIFSDVLLYDSHWVGNWSVPKENMLTSLESYQNLILRTSFQLDLLQNITKESWMGFCKHIRDKRQMKDLAEGLEQSIIAYLLLRLKKPN, encoded by the coding sequence ATGACAACAGCTAAAAATTATTTTATTAATAACTATGATGATATGATTCTTTCTCCAGTGATGAGAGAATTGTACAATGATAGTGCTTTTTATAATGTAGGCTATTGGGAACATTCAAATATGTTACTCAAAGAAGCATGTCAGGCTTTAATGGAAAAACATTTAGATTTGATCAATCTTACAACAGCGCCAATAACGATCTTAGATGTCGGTTGTGGTTTGGGAGCAACTACAAACGCCATTCAAAGAAAGTTTCCCAATGCAAAAGTTACGGGAATAAATATTTCTTCTAGACAAATTTCCTATGCGCAACAACAGTATCCTAATTGCTATTTTAAAGTGATGGATGCTGCACAACTTTCTTTTCCTGAAAATCATTTTGATTTGATTATTTCTGTAGAAGCAGTATTTCATTTTCATACGAGAGAAACTTTTTTAGCAGAAGCATATAAAGTCTTAAAAAAAGGAGGAGAATTTATTTTCTCAGACGTACTCTTGTATGATTCCCATTGGGTAGGCAATTGGTCGGTTCCTAAAGAAAATATGTTGACTTCTTTAGAATCGTATCAAAACCTAATTTTAAGAACTTCCTTTCAATTGGATTTATTACAAAACATTACCAAAGAATCTTGGATGGGTTTTTGTAAACACATTCGAGACAAAAGGCAGATGAAAGATTTGGCAGAAGGGTTAGAACAATCTATAATTGCATATTTATTGTTAAGATTAAAAAAACCTAACTAA